The window ACCGCTTGAGCGACCGTTGTGTAGCCAATACCGTTGTTCTCTAAGGCTTGTAACATTGGTGTGGTTTCGTCGCGCGGGAGCGTCACAAAGTTGGGGCTGTCGGGGGCAAAGGCTTCGCCCAACAGCACTACATCTTTAAAGAAGCTGCCTGTCCCGCTAGCCGGAGGACGGTTAATTACTTTGATCGGGAGATCGGATCCGCCTACCTGCGACCAGTTAGTAATTTGTCCTTGATAAATTTGCTTGATCTGTGCCAGCGTTAAGCTGCCTTGAAACGGATTATTAATGCCCACCACAATGGCGATCGCGTCTCGCGCAAAGGGCACAGCTTGCAGCCCTGCTTGCAGTTCACTGCCGCCAATAGGACGAGAACTGACTGCCATCACCACCTCATTCTTGAGCAAATTCTGAATGCCCTGGTTGCTGCCGTTGGGTTTGCCGTCGGGTACACCGTAGGTTGTGGGGATGGCAGGATTAACCTGAGAATAGGCAATCTGAAATTGTTTAATGAGTGCTACTAATGTGACGCTGCCATCAATAGTTAGTACCTGGGGGTTAGGCTGAGATGTCTCTATCTGAGAAAGGCTGAGGTCGGGGTTGGGCGGCGTAGTGGATTGCCCTCCCAACTGCTCCCCAGATTGCCCAGCAGATTGCCCAATCGGAGACTGATTAACTGAAGATTGTTCGTTTCTTGAAAAAAACTGTCGACCGAAAAACCATAGCCCACCGCCGATAAGTCCCAATGTAATCAGCAGAGAGAGGATCAGTGCCCCCGTGTCTTTGTTATTTCCTTGCGACATCGTTAGTTTCTCCAAATAAGTTTAGGTTGGCGTAGAGAAAAAGCAGCACGCGCCCTCGATTATCTCTAAATTCTGAAGTTAAACCCGCAATGCTGAGGCAAAACGTTCAATTCCATTTAAGTCTGTATGAATCTCGATCGCTCGATAATTTCCCTGCTTCTCTAATAACTGACTGACTGCCTCAGCTTGCCCTGCCATCATTTCAATCAACCAAGCTCCACCCGATCGCAAATAATCTGGAGCGACATTGACCAATTGACGAATGCAATCTAGTCCATCTTCGCCGCCATCTAGCGCTAGATGCGGCTCGTGCTGAGCGACTTCGGGCTGCAAGTTGGGAATAACATTGCGGGGAATGTAGGGCGGGTTAGAAACTATGCCACTGAGCTTATGCTGAAGAGAGGCGATCGGCTCAAACCATCTGCCTTGGTGAAATTGAATCCGATCGCTTAAGTGTAGCTGTTGGGCATTGTATTGAGCGATCGCCAATGCCAGTTCGCTCACATCTACCGCATGAATTGCAGCGTGAGGGAAAGCATCGGCAAGGGCAAGAGCGATCGCGCCGCTTCCGGTGCCCAAGTCCACCCAAGCGCCTTGACCCAATGCTGGATCAGCTTGTACCGTGGCGATCGCTAAATCAATCAGTTCTTCAGTTTCGGGGCGGGGAATCAGCACCGCAGGCGAAACCACTAGGGAAAACTGTCGCCAGGTTGTGCTGCCCACAATGTACTGAACGGGCAAGCGGGTTTCTAAGCGCTGTTGCCAAAGTTGGGTGAGTTCGGTAAGGGGAAGCTTGAGCGGCAACTCGGCTTGATTTTTGAAACTTTCTAGACGAAGGGAGAGGCGATCGAGTCCTGCAACTTCTTGTAACAGCCAATCGACTTCGGTGGGGAGAACGTGGGCAGCGACCGCCTGTTGCTTGGCGATCGATCGCCAGTGCCATAACTCCAGACCTGAAGCGCTTGAGGGCATAAAATGCATTCGTCAGATTTACCTAGTACTCTAAAGTCTATGAGGTTTTGATTCGGGCGAGCGATTTTATGAAAGGAAAATGGCGCTTTCTTTGGCTAACTGGGTTAGTGCTACTGTGGTTGCTCTGTAGCGGCACGGCGTTGGCAGGTTCTCTGTCTGATCGCCTTGCTTCATTTCCAAGCTGGCAAGGCAGACCGCTGACACAGGCTTCTCAAGGCGATTTAATTTACCCAGACTGGTTTATGGGTCGTTGGCAAGTGACGACAACTTTAATTGATATGGTTGCGCCTTTTGCTCCAGATTTAACAACGCCTGGATTTGAAAGTAATCGGCAATTTATTAATAAGCCTATTCTTTTCCCAGTACGGTTTGTGAAGGAGAAACAAGGGTTGCTGAGTTGGGGGAAGTCAGGGATTATTTCCGATCGCGCGTTTAATGGCATGAGTTTAGCGAAGGCTTATTTGGGCGATCGTCCTGTCCTAGCTGTCAAGGTCGATCCAACTAACCCTAACCGCCAAATTACCTTGCTGCGAGATGAACGCGAACTCGTTTCTACGGTTACTGCCCGCGCTACAGAATCGACCGAACCTCTTCAGTTCATTACCTCAGAAGTATTCCAGCAAGAGTTTCGGAGCGTTAGCCAGCTTTACTTTAATGAGGTAGAGAATACGACTGCTTATCAACGGCAAGAGGTGGACAATCCGGCGATCGTGGCTGACCAGGTTACAGCGATTTATCTGTCGCCCCAAGACCCAGATTATTTCAAGACTCTGGAAAATCCCTTAGGTGAGCCTCGTCCTGTGGCGCTATATCGCTATCGCTTAGAGTTTGTAAAAATCTTGGATTAGGGTTTCATGCAAAGAGGGGCGATTCTCTTGTGAAAAATCGTCCCTCTTTAGATGCCAGCAAGATTAGCGGCTGTTACTCAACGCTGACGAATACTTCTGGGTTTTCACAAAAATCAATGCCGTCTTCTATTTCTTCGGCTACCGAGTCGTCTTCAAAAACGGCTCTGACATGGTACATGCAAGGGTCGCCTTCTTCCACATCCTCATCTGCCCATTCAAAGGAAGCCGTTTCACCTGGCGCGATCGCTTCATATACAATGTTGTCGCCCCACTCTTCTTGGTCGGCATCATCTACATACAGTTCCGTAATCGTGTTTTCTGTATCGTTAGTGACTGTGAAATTGTACATCTGCTCTTCTGCATGGGCAGGCATGGCAATCAATAGAAATGAATATAGGGGAAACAGTCCGCCTATCAACATCCGAGAAATATTTTTAGCTTGAAACAAAGACTTATGCGACATGGATTATCCGTAGGTAACAGGTAATTTTTAAGATGATTTAGACAGAGATCTTTGCAAAGAAACGATCTTTCCTGCGATTTGCTAGTCATCCTTCATTACTTATAGGCGCTGCTACAAAGCAATCAGAAGCGTGAAAATACGAGTCAATTCTGTAAAGCTGATTTGAATCAAGAAACCCAAGAGCAATCTTTTGAGAGATTGGGTCTGGAGATTGTCTGAAAAGCTCTCTTGCGGCTACTGCTAAATTTCCGTGTTGCAGAGGTCGAAACGCTAGCCAGAGTATACAACAGGGCTGCATCTAGATTAATGTCAGGAAACACTGACATGAAAGGAGGAGTGAGCTATCTTTTTAGTTCATTCAAAGCAGTCTAAAGTCTTTTCTGAAGAGCATTACAGCCCCTTTGTCGAGAGGGCACTAAGTTTCTTAAAGTAATTCATCTCCATAGGTTCGTTTTAGGAACTTTTCAGTAGAGTTATACAGGCTTATATCTGGCGTACGTGGGTTTTGTGGGATAGGGTTCACCTCCTACGGAAGGATTTTCTTCAGTCCGCGGTAGAGTGTGTTATTTTCTGGTGTGCTGACTGGTCAATCCCAATCATGGGTGGTGTGTAAGGAAAGGCGGCGATGTTTGAACTGATTACTCAAATCATTATTTTAGCTGCCATCTATTTCTTGGTCAGGTTCGTTTTGCTCTCATTTATAGAGCGGAAGTATCTGACTTGGTTGGGTGGCATTGTTTTAGTTTTGCTCATGGTTCTGGCGTTTTTAGAACCTACGAACAGAACTGTCGGGTTGCTGTGGGGCATCTTGTCTTTTCCCCTACGTCCCTTAGGTTTGGTGTTGATCCTGCTAGGATATGCCGTTCGTAAGGGGTATAAGCAGGTGGCAGGTGCACAAATTATGGCGGCATTGCTGATTTTATTGGTTTGTAGTTTGCCTGTAACGGCATATTTGCTGACTGCCCAGTCAGAGCAGAGGCAATTGTTAGAAACAAGGGGACAGCAAGAGGTTACACCTGCTCGTGGCGTTGAGGCAATTGTGGTGCTGGGCGATGGTAGTTCCCCCTCCGATCCCACCTATCGGATTCGTTCTCAGCTTAGTACAGGGGAAGATGGCATTAGCGTGGGACAGCGATCGCGCTTATTCTATGCGGCTCAACTCTATACTTCTCAGAGCGATCGCGGCAATGATCCTTTAGTGATTGTCAGTGTTGGCCCTCGACCTGTCGAGCAAGAAGGCATTAGCGAAACCGCTTCTATTACTGATTTATTGACTGCAAATGGTGTACCAGAGGATCGCATTAGGATTGACTTAGAAGGAGTTGACCCACGCACCAGCGCCATTGTCACCCAGCGACTGTTGGCAAGTGATGATTCAACGACCAGAGTGCCGATTATGGTTGTCGCTCCAGTGATCAATATTCGGCGCGTCAGTTCGTCTTTTGCCAAACTGAACTTTGATGTGATTGCCCGTCCGACTGATTTCTACGTCTTTCAGCTTCAAGGAGGACTGCGGTTGGCGGCTGCCTCAGACTTAATTCCTAATGTTGAAGCATTGGTGATTACAACCCGTGTAGTAGATGAGTATTTGGCAACGGTCTATTATTTCTTGCGAGGTTGGTTGGTTGATCCGTTGGCAGTCTAATTAAGGTGAATGCACTAGGATATTGAGTGGATCGTTTTTCATCCCCCATTCTTGATATGCTTTCTCCTCGCCTCCGCAAGCTTTTGGATTATCTGCGCCCTCACTGGCGGCAAGCCTCTTTTGGGGTGTTTTCCCTCATCATTGTGAATGCTTTGGCGGTTTACATTCCACTGCTGATTCGGAATGGACTAGATGAGTTACAAACGACCTTCAGCATGAGCCGCGTCATTTTTTACGCGGCTTTGGTTTTGGTTTTGGGAACGTTGATGTGGGTGGTGCGGATGTCATCGCGCATCTCGCTGTTTGGCGTGGGACGGCAAGTAGAGTTTGACTTGAAACAGCGTATTTTTAATCATTTGCTGACGCTGGAGCCGGGCTATTTTGCAGTGAATACACCCGGAGATTTAATTAGTCGCGCTACTAGCGATGTGGATAATATTCGCCGCTTGCTAGGGTTCGCGGTGTTGAGTTTGGTCAACATGGTGTTTGCCTATGCGTTTACATTGCCAGCGATGTTTAGCATTAGTGTGCCGCTGACGTTGGCAGCGATCGCCATCTATCCTGGTATCCTGCTCCTTGTCAGCTTATTTAGCCATCGTTTGCGGAATGAGCAGTTAGAGGTGCAAGAAGAAACCTCAGGACTGAGTGATTTGATTCAAGAAGACATGAGCGGCATGGCGTTAATTAAAATCTACGCTCAAGAGGAAAATGAGCGACGAGCTTTTCGTCGCATGAATCAGGAGTTGCTAGAGGCAAACCTAAAGCTTGCTAAAACCCAAAATACGTTGTTCCCGCTGCTGCGTGGATTGGCCAGCATTAGTCAGTTAGCGCTGTTGGCATTGGGAACAGGCGCGATCGCTGACGGTTCTCTTAAGGTG is drawn from Timaviella obliquedivisa GSE-PSE-MK23-08B and contains these coding sequences:
- a CDS encoding phosphate ABC transporter substrate-binding protein, giving the protein MSQGNNKDTGALILSLLITLGLIGGGLWFFGRQFFSRNEQSSVNQSPIGQSAGQSGEQLGGQSTTPPNPDLSLSQIETSQPNPQVLTIDGSVTLVALIKQFQIAYSQVNPAIPTTYGVPDGKPNGSNQGIQNLLKNEVVMAVSSRPIGGSELQAGLQAVPFARDAIAIVVGINNPFQGSLTLAQIKQIYQGQITNWSQVGGSDLPIKVINRPPASGTGSFFKDVVLLGEAFAPDSPNFVTLPRDETTPMLQALENNGIGYTTVAQAVNQQTVRLISIEGVSPADETAIKAGSYPLSRVVYLVVPQKTSQAVKQFIDLVLSAQGQQTVQRVGFLPLK
- the prmC gene encoding peptide chain release factor N(5)-glutamine methyltransferase yields the protein MPSSASGLELWHWRSIAKQQAVAAHVLPTEVDWLLQEVAGLDRLSLRLESFKNQAELPLKLPLTELTQLWQQRLETRLPVQYIVGSTTWRQFSLVVSPAVLIPRPETEELIDLAIATVQADPALGQGAWVDLGTGSGAIALALADAFPHAAIHAVDVSELALAIAQYNAQQLHLSDRIQFHQGRWFEPIASLQHKLSGIVSNPPYIPRNVIPNLQPEVAQHEPHLALDGGEDGLDCIRQLVNVAPDYLRSGGAWLIEMMAGQAEAVSQLLEKQGNYRAIEIHTDLNGIERFASALRV
- a CDS encoding YdcF family protein, which gives rise to MFELITQIIILAAIYFLVRFVLLSFIERKYLTWLGGIVLVLLMVLAFLEPTNRTVGLLWGILSFPLRPLGLVLILLGYAVRKGYKQVAGAQIMAALLILLVCSLPVTAYLLTAQSEQRQLLETRGQQEVTPARGVEAIVVLGDGSSPSDPTYRIRSQLSTGEDGISVGQRSRLFYAAQLYTSQSDRGNDPLVIVSVGPRPVEQEGISETASITDLLTANGVPEDRIRIDLEGVDPRTSAIVTQRLLASDDSTTRVPIMVVAPVINIRRVSSSFAKLNFDVIARPTDFYVFQLQGGLRLAAASDLIPNVEALVITTRVVDEYLATVYYFLRGWLVDPLAV